GCAACCAGACATTCCTGCATGGTTTCCTTGCTCATGGTCTCTCTGCGATCCGGACCGGCATCCACATGACAATGTTTGCAAGTTTGATTACAGAGTTTTCCCACGTTCAATTGTAGTATGTCCACCCCTGTAGGGCGCAAAGGATAGAGTCCCGCTTCTTTTAACTTATCCGAAAAACTAGGCAAAGCTAGTTTTTCGGAAACTTCCGTAAGAATTTTCAATTGTTCTTTGGAAGAAGCGAGTTCGCTCCCTCTGGCTAATAGGGATTTCATACTTAATAAACTCCTTATACCCCGAGTTCTTTCACTTTGTTAAGTGCTTGCACGCTATGAACTAGGGTTGATCCACTGCGAATGGCTGCGCCTACATGGATTGCTTCCCACATTTGTTCCTCTGTCGCGCCTTTTTCTAACGTGTCTGTGGTGTATGCATCGATACAATAAGGGCATTGTACTACATGCGCAACTGCAAGTGCGATCAATGATTTTTCCTTAGCGGATAAGGCTCCATCCGCAAAGACTGCTCCATAATAGTCGAAGAATTTTTTTGCGAGATCAGGCTCGAACTCTCCGATATTCCCGAATTTTTTTAGATCTTCCGGTTTGTAATAAGTTGTTTCCTGTGCCACGAAAGGCCTCCGTCGTTTTTATTTATTTTTCGCATTCAAAAAGAAGAATATAATATTATTCTAAAAAATAAAAACGCCCTGCTCGATCGTGGAAAGCTTTGGAGTTATTTTTTAACGACGAATTGTAGGTTATTGCACTTCTCGCAGACTTCTTCCGGGATCCATCCCCATTTTATCAGAAATCCGAACACAAAACAACCCGCACAGAATCCTAAAATGGACTCTAAACTTGCAAAAAGGACCAGAACCCCAAGCACTGCTTGGAAGGCAAAAACCTGTCCGAAGTACAAGAGCGCAAATGCTGTTCCACTGAAGATCGCTCCTACCAATTGAGCGAATCTTTTAGGAGGACCAGCCACTATCTTAGATCCAAGACCGAGTAACGGTACGATCCCATGGATGGCAA
The Leptospira johnsonii genome window above contains:
- a CDS encoding DUF4395 domain-containing protein produces the protein MIRIGSFPDTVNEYAARTVAGLVVILSLAAIITQSLWLVGALFYGFSARVLYGPKFSLFAKLAIHGIVPLLGLGSKIVAGPPKRFAQLVGAIFSGTAFALLYFGQVFAFQAVLGVLVLFASLESILGFCAGCFVFGFLIKWGWIPEEVCEKCNNLQFVVKK
- a CDS encoding arsenosugar biosynthesis-associated peroxidase-like protein, whose protein sequence is MAQETTYYKPEDLKKFGNIGEFEPDLAKKFFDYYGAVFADGALSAKEKSLIALAVAHVVQCPYCIDAYTTDTLEKGATEEQMWEAIHVGAAIRSGSTLVHSVQALNKVKELGV